A single window of Methylacidimicrobium sp. AP8 DNA harbors:
- a CDS encoding efflux RND transporter permease subunit, with amino-acid sequence MTGKPDGGPLGGFIRFFSSSLVTPLLILASWLLGTFALIELPREEEPQIVVPLFDVFVSMPGASPEEVEKRIVNNGERVFWQIPGVEYVYSTAAPNGALFIVRFKVGEEMEKSLIKLFTKVYSHLDLLPPGASLPLIKPRSIDDVPILALTFYSPARDALSLRRIVAMVRDKINPISDISETTILGGRKRQFQVFFDPAKLAAHLLTPADLVALIRQNNVRLPAGHIESEPKLIEVEPSALIMTKQDLENLVVSVSHGNVVYLRDVAQVVDGPDQDERSLTLRFGAGSNRQIQEPIDAVTLAIAKKKGANATFLARKILANVAALRPDILPPDVQYVVTRDYGQTAAEKSNELLEHMGIAIFGVSLLIALFLGVRAAAITIIAIPTTLAITLLTFYLFHFTINRVTLFALIFTIGILVDDPIVGVENIVRHLHLPSNAGRPLLAIATEAMLEIVGPLILATLAVIAAILPMATVGGLMGPYMRPIPIGATAAMIVSMIVSLSATPWASVLLLKGSQHAGERGEGFLIRIYRGFVTPLIDNRWLRLLFVLALLLLLGGAVALIPLKLVRAKMLPFDNKNEFQVILNMPEGTPVEDTRSVLDRMADVVLRLPEVTNVEIQAGTHSPYNFNGLIRHYFLREAPHQGDLQVNLKDKSERKRQSHDIADSVRPEINRIAQTVGAHAQVAEVPPGPPVLSTLVLEIYGPSLQERRALAAQIEALMHRSAEMTDIATYEEAPRPLEVYGIDLLKASLNGLPGEAIAQNVVTALHGTSPGLAHTPEEPERVEILVRLPQQERRSDQPLRNLELLSRFARLIPVKDLTTTERTHQRHPIYHKNLMPVTYLLGDVTSRIGSPVYGILDFTPTLEKLRTPEGKPLEILYTHLPDSPNSWAIKWDGEWQVTYEVFRDLGRAFAVVLILIFILVVGWFRSFVTPWAVMLPIPLSLIGILPAHWCLGMFFTATSMIGMMAGAGIVVRNAIILVDFIEMRLAEGDSLEEAVISAGAVRLRPILLTALAVIIGSAVILFDPIFQGLALALMSGEIAATLLSQPAVPVFYYMLRKRQIAKEKKLSPAPSEPVQH; translated from the coding sequence ATGACGGGAAAGCCGGACGGGGGGCCGCTCGGCGGATTCATCCGCTTCTTCTCTTCTTCTCTGGTTACACCGCTGCTCATTCTCGCCTCCTGGCTTCTGGGCACCTTCGCGTTGATCGAGCTGCCCCGCGAGGAAGAGCCGCAGATCGTCGTTCCGCTCTTCGATGTTTTCGTCTCGATGCCCGGCGCAAGCCCCGAAGAGGTGGAAAAGCGGATCGTCAACAACGGAGAGCGGGTCTTTTGGCAAATCCCCGGAGTGGAATATGTCTATTCGACGGCAGCTCCCAACGGGGCGTTGTTCATCGTCCGATTTAAAGTCGGCGAAGAGATGGAGAAGAGCCTCATCAAGCTCTTCACCAAGGTCTATTCCCATCTCGACTTGCTTCCTCCCGGGGCCTCCCTGCCGCTGATCAAGCCGCGCTCGATCGACGATGTGCCGATTCTCGCCCTGACCTTCTACAGCCCGGCGAGGGACGCCCTGAGCCTGCGCCGAATCGTTGCGATGGTCCGCGATAAGATCAATCCGATTTCGGATATCTCGGAAACCACGATCCTCGGGGGACGAAAACGCCAGTTCCAGGTTTTCTTCGATCCGGCCAAGCTCGCTGCACATCTCCTCACCCCGGCGGATCTTGTCGCGCTGATCCGGCAGAACAACGTCCGGCTTCCCGCCGGGCACATCGAATCGGAGCCTAAGCTCATCGAGGTCGAACCCAGCGCCCTCATCATGACGAAGCAGGATCTCGAGAACTTGGTCGTCAGCGTCAGCCATGGGAATGTGGTCTACCTTCGGGATGTTGCTCAGGTGGTCGACGGACCCGACCAGGATGAACGGAGCTTGACGCTCCGCTTTGGGGCTGGGTCGAACCGGCAAATCCAGGAGCCGATCGACGCCGTCACGCTGGCGATCGCGAAGAAGAAGGGAGCCAACGCAACCTTCCTGGCCCGGAAGATCCTTGCGAACGTCGCGGCCCTGCGGCCGGACATCCTTCCGCCCGATGTCCAATATGTGGTCACGCGGGATTACGGGCAGACGGCTGCCGAGAAGTCGAACGAGCTTTTGGAGCACATGGGCATCGCGATCTTCGGCGTGAGCCTGCTGATCGCGCTTTTCCTCGGCGTCCGGGCGGCGGCGATCACGATCATCGCCATTCCAACGACGTTGGCGATCACGCTCCTCACCTTCTATCTCTTTCATTTCACGATCAATCGGGTGACTCTTTTCGCGCTGATCTTCACGATCGGCATTCTCGTCGACGACCCGATCGTCGGCGTGGAAAACATCGTCCGGCACCTCCACCTCCCAAGCAACGCCGGACGGCCGCTGCTCGCCATCGCGACCGAAGCGATGCTGGAGATCGTCGGCCCCTTGATCCTGGCCACATTGGCGGTGATCGCCGCAATCCTTCCGATGGCTACCGTCGGGGGGCTGATGGGTCCCTACATGCGGCCCATCCCGATCGGCGCGACGGCCGCCATGATCGTTTCCATGATCGTCTCCCTTTCCGCGACTCCCTGGGCCTCCGTGTTGCTCCTCAAAGGGAGCCAGCATGCGGGGGAGCGCGGGGAAGGCTTCCTCATCCGCATCTATCGCGGATTTGTCACCCCCCTGATCGATAACCGGTGGCTTCGCCTTCTCTTCGTCCTCGCGCTGCTGCTTCTTCTCGGTGGTGCGGTGGCATTGATCCCTCTGAAGCTCGTCCGTGCCAAAATGCTTCCCTTCGACAACAAGAACGAGTTCCAGGTCATCCTCAACATGCCCGAAGGAACCCCCGTGGAGGACACACGATCGGTGCTGGATCGGATGGCCGATGTCGTTCTGCGGCTTCCGGAGGTGACCAATGTGGAGATCCAGGCGGGCACGCACTCCCCGTATAACTTCAACGGCCTCATCCGCCACTATTTCCTGCGGGAGGCTCCGCACCAGGGCGATCTGCAGGTCAACCTCAAGGACAAGTCCGAGCGCAAGCGCCAGAGCCACGACATCGCGGATAGCGTCCGGCCGGAAATCAATCGCATCGCGCAGACGGTCGGCGCCCACGCGCAGGTCGCGGAGGTGCCGCCGGGCCCTCCGGTTCTCTCGACGCTGGTCCTCGAGATCTACGGCCCCTCGCTCCAGGAGCGCCGGGCGCTGGCGGCCCAAATCGAGGCGCTCATGCACCGGTCGGCCGAGATGACCGATATCGCCACTTACGAAGAGGCTCCCCGTCCCTTGGAGGTCTATGGCATCGATCTGCTCAAGGCTTCCTTGAACGGCCTGCCTGGGGAGGCGATCGCCCAAAACGTTGTGACCGCACTCCATGGAACGAGCCCCGGCTTGGCGCATACACCGGAAGAGCCCGAGCGGGTGGAAATCCTGGTCCGCCTGCCGCAGCAAGAGCGGCGGTCGGATCAGCCGTTGCGCAACCTCGAGCTCCTGAGCCGATTCGCGCGGCTGATCCCGGTGAAGGATCTCACGACGACGGAGCGGACGCACCAACGCCATCCCATCTACCATAAGAACTTGATGCCGGTCACCTATCTGCTGGGCGACGTCACCAGCCGGATCGGCAGTCCGGTCTACGGCATTCTCGATTTTACCCCCACGCTCGAGAAGCTCCGGACACCCGAGGGGAAGCCGCTCGAAATTCTCTACACGCACCTACCGGACAGCCCGAACAGCTGGGCGATCAAATGGGACGGCGAGTGGCAGGTGACCTACGAGGTCTTCCGGGACCTGGGAAGGGCCTTCGCCGTCGTGCTCATCCTAATTTTCATCCTCGTTGTCGGCTGGTTCCGCTCCTTTGTAACCCCCTGGGCCGTGATGCTGCCGATCCCTCTCTCCTTGATCGGCATTCTTCCCGCGCACTGGTGCCTGGGGATGTTCTTCACCGCTACCTCGATGATCGGGATGATGGCCGGAGCGGGAATCGTCGTCCGCAATGCCATCATTCTGGTCGATTTCATCGAGATGCGGCTAGCCGAGGGCGATTCCCTTGAGGAGGCGGTGATTTCTGCGGGCGCGGTACGGTTGCGGCCGATCCTGCTGACCGCCTTGGCTGTGATCATCGGGAGCGCCGTGATCCTTTTCGACCCCATTTTCCAAGGACTGGCTCTCGCGCTGATGTCGGGCGAGATCGCCGCGACTCTCCTCTCGCAGCCCGCGGTCCCCGTTTTCTATTACATGTTGCGCAAGCGGCAGATCGCCAAAGAGAAAAAGCTTTCGCCGGCTCCTTCCGAGCCCGTGCAGCATTGA
- a CDS encoding TolC family protein — protein MSPLRPAGSALALLFLAGLAGAGITESTGQTPPPPEPAVGTQTMEFRSRASRPEEADPPKRPMARDKEAIGSEHPLIRFWKKVQAHYPELKKKHAKLQEMLAQKALATSGFLPRVYGWADSITTDNPVLGFMFHLTERNFSAGDFNINTLNHPGTVSNQNMGIMALVPIFDAMQTIDSIRTAKHLIRQSEQEERFTRMEASLLAIDAYLQLLLAEREAALARLDVQASARDLEQAVRLMEQGLVLGADFYAGRSMSASLEQSQNGYLSKRKVALVTVNTLQGESADAEVSVAGSIPAPHKGPTKPLEQWVQEALLYRSDLLALQSSIAAQHSEVGRIKATALPSVSGFASGMLDSDNFNTGGRSYTVGVLGTVPLFDPSRDPKVKQAQAAEEQLRHEAASLRDLIQNKLGQAYAEYQGALQDAEILGRASADARKSTEMMAELYREGRKTIVDLLSVRQMQLQTEIGYWDSLARAELSRAKLYFLSGQLDDYQVQQIAQEIGGAVP, from the coding sequence ATGTCGCCCCTTCGCCCGGCAGGGAGTGCCCTTGCGCTCCTTTTCCTTGCGGGTCTGGCGGGCGCGGGCATAACCGAGTCGACGGGCCAGACGCCTCCTCCGCCCGAGCCTGCGGTCGGCACCCAAACGATGGAGTTCCGTAGCCGAGCGAGCCGTCCGGAGGAAGCCGACCCGCCGAAAAGGCCCATGGCCCGCGATAAGGAAGCGATCGGCTCCGAGCATCCCCTGATCCGGTTCTGGAAAAAAGTCCAGGCGCACTATCCGGAGCTTAAGAAAAAGCATGCCAAGCTCCAGGAGATGCTTGCGCAAAAAGCGCTCGCCACTTCCGGTTTCCTGCCCAGGGTCTACGGCTGGGCAGACTCGATCACCACGGACAATCCCGTTCTCGGCTTCATGTTTCACTTGACCGAGCGGAATTTTTCGGCGGGCGACTTCAACATCAACACGCTCAACCATCCGGGAACGGTTTCCAACCAAAACATGGGCATCATGGCGCTCGTCCCGATTTTCGACGCCATGCAGACCATCGATTCGATCCGCACCGCCAAGCACCTCATCCGGCAAAGCGAGCAAGAGGAACGATTCACCCGGATGGAAGCGAGCCTCCTCGCGATCGACGCTTATCTGCAGCTGCTCCTGGCGGAGCGCGAGGCCGCGCTCGCGCGCCTCGATGTGCAGGCATCCGCCCGCGATCTCGAGCAGGCCGTCCGCCTGATGGAACAAGGACTTGTGCTCGGAGCCGATTTTTACGCGGGTCGGTCGATGAGCGCTTCGCTCGAACAGAGCCAGAACGGCTACCTGTCCAAGCGGAAAGTAGCTCTGGTGACCGTCAACACGCTCCAAGGGGAAAGCGCGGACGCCGAAGTCTCCGTCGCCGGTTCGATCCCCGCCCCGCACAAGGGCCCGACAAAACCCTTGGAGCAATGGGTTCAGGAAGCTTTGCTCTATCGAAGCGATCTGCTGGCTCTCCAGTCGTCGATCGCGGCGCAGCATTCGGAGGTGGGCCGGATCAAGGCCACGGCTCTGCCTTCGGTGAGCGGCTTTGCTTCCGGGATGCTCGATAGCGACAACTTCAACACCGGAGGCAGAAGCTACACGGTCGGTGTCCTGGGCACCGTTCCTCTCTTCGATCCCTCCCGGGATCCCAAGGTCAAGCAAGCCCAGGCGGCGGAGGAGCAGCTCCGGCACGAAGCGGCATCCTTGCGCGATCTCATCCAGAACAAGCTCGGCCAAGCCTATGCCGAGTATCAAGGGGCCCTCCAAGATGCCGAGATCCTGGGCCGAGCCAGCGCCGACGCTCGGAAATCGACCGAGATGATGGCCGAGCTCTATCGGGAAGGACGGAAGACGATCGTCGACCTGCTCAGCGTCCGACAGATGCAGCTCCAGACCGAAATCGGCTATTGGGACAGCCTCGCCCGGGCCGAGCTTTCCCGGGCTAAGCTCTACTTCCTATCGGGGCAGCTCGATGATTATCAGGTCCAGCAGATCGCCCAGGAAATCGGAGGAGCAGTTCCATGA
- a CDS encoding DUF2892 domain-containing protein, which yields MSTERKVRVLAGTLILVSLLLSLWSSWWLLLTAFVGLNLLQSAFTGFCPAENVFRNLERRHGSTQGRAN from the coding sequence ATGTCGACGGAACGAAAAGTACGCGTCCTGGCGGGAACCCTCATCCTGGTCAGCCTTCTCCTCTCACTCTGGAGTTCCTGGTGGCTGCTGTTGACAGCCTTTGTGGGTCTTAACCTGCTCCAATCGGCCTTTACCGGCTTCTGCCCGGCGGAAAACGTCTTCCGCAATCTCGAACGGCGCCACGGATCGACACAGGGGAGAGCGAACTAG
- a CDS encoding NAD(P)H-dependent glycerol-3-phosphate dehydrogenase, translated as MAVKVCLLGEGRWGRAAGEILSENGHEPFFVHHQETRWPGPFDLLCLAIPVQHIRETLRRLTAPAVPVVSLGKGLEIRTGFRVTQIVREVWGTGALAALSGPNFAAEILRGLPAATVVASENEDLAAWLQRLFHNRRFRVYRSSDLAGVEAGGALKNVYAIAGGLCAGLELGENALASLLTRCLAEMTRLGVRLGGRPETFAGLSGLGDLILTARSRQSRNFLLGLYLAQGASLKEALAMAGSVVEGMPTSASVQENPLFADVKKPVADEVYKILFEGKDIRRSLLDLLEREAAPEGR; from the coding sequence GTGGCTGTGAAAGTTTGTCTCTTGGGAGAAGGCCGCTGGGGCCGTGCCGCGGGAGAGATCCTGAGCGAAAACGGCCACGAGCCCTTCTTCGTGCATCATCAGGAGACCCGCTGGCCCGGGCCCTTTGACCTTCTCTGCCTTGCCATCCCGGTCCAGCATATCCGCGAGACCCTCCGCCGGTTGACGGCGCCGGCCGTTCCGGTCGTCAGCTTAGGGAAAGGATTGGAGATCCGGACGGGCTTCCGCGTGACCCAGATCGTCCGTGAGGTTTGGGGTACCGGGGCCCTTGCCGCACTTTCCGGACCGAACTTCGCCGCGGAGATCCTCCGAGGGCTTCCGGCGGCGACCGTGGTGGCGTCGGAAAACGAGGATCTCGCCGCATGGCTCCAGCGCCTCTTTCACAATCGGCGATTCCGGGTTTACCGCTCCTCCGACCTGGCCGGAGTCGAGGCCGGGGGTGCCTTGAAAAACGTCTACGCGATCGCCGGAGGCCTGTGCGCCGGCTTGGAGCTCGGGGAGAACGCCTTGGCCAGCCTTCTTACCCGTTGCCTCGCCGAAATGACCCGCCTGGGAGTCCGACTGGGCGGCCGTCCGGAAACCTTCGCCGGCTTGAGCGGCCTCGGAGACCTCATCCTGACGGCGCGCAGCCGGCAAAGCCGCAACTTCCTGCTCGGGCTTTATCTCGCCCAGGGCGCTTCCTTGAAGGAGGCGCTGGCGATGGCCGGGAGCGTCGTGGAAGGAATGCCCACCTCCGCCTCGGTCCAGGAAAATCCTCTCTTCGCCGACGTCAAGAAACCGGTGGCCGACGAAGTCTACAAAATCCTATTCGAGGGCAAAGACATACGGCGCTCGCTCCTCGACTTGCTCGAGCGCGAGGCCGCGCCCGAGGGCCGGTAG
- the plsY gene encoding glycerol-3-phosphate 1-O-acyltransferase PlsY — MSPLPLHQLWWAVALLPASFLLGCLPFGYWAGRLRGIDLRTQGSGNIGATNAWRVLGPGWGLWIFLLDFLKGALPAAAGLHCASATSIPVGDLLGSAAGLAAILGHNFTPWLGGRGGKGIATSAGVLLVLVPWAFLILISIWGCLFLAVRIVSVASLGAALAFPVATAILYPKRTVLLVFSLLASLLALLRHRSNIRRLLQGTESRFCRKNRGDLSGTGGSGA; from the coding sequence ATGAGTCCGCTCCCGTTGCACCAACTGTGGTGGGCGGTCGCGCTCCTTCCGGCGAGCTTCCTTCTCGGCTGCCTGCCATTCGGCTACTGGGCCGGCCGCTTGCGCGGCATCGACCTTCGGACGCAGGGGAGCGGCAATATCGGCGCGACCAACGCCTGGCGTGTCCTGGGGCCCGGATGGGGCCTCTGGATCTTTTTGCTCGATTTTCTTAAGGGAGCCCTCCCGGCCGCCGCCGGACTCCATTGCGCGAGCGCCACGTCCATTCCCGTCGGCGACCTGCTCGGCTCCGCTGCCGGCTTGGCCGCCATTCTCGGCCACAATTTCACCCCCTGGCTTGGAGGCCGGGGCGGAAAAGGCATCGCTACCTCGGCCGGCGTGCTGCTCGTGCTGGTCCCCTGGGCCTTCCTTATCCTCATCAGCATTTGGGGCTGCCTCTTTCTCGCCGTCCGCATCGTCTCCGTCGCCTCCCTCGGTGCCGCGCTCGCCTTTCCGGTCGCCACGGCCATCCTCTACCCGAAGCGGACGGTGCTCCTCGTCTTCTCCCTCCTTGCCTCCCTGCTGGCCCTCCTCCGCCATCGGAGCAACATTCGGCGCCTCCTCCAGGGAACCGAATCCCGCTTTTGCCGAAAGAACCGGGGAGATCTCTCCGGCACGGGAGGGAGCGGCGCGTGA
- the aroC gene encoding chorismate synthase, which yields MPNTFGHLFRITTWGESHGGGVGVVVDGCPPRIPLAPEEIQRELDRRRPGQSRLTTQRKESDRVEILSGLLNGVTLGTPILLWVHNEDARSEAYEEMRALFRPSHADYTYQAKYGIRAWMGGGRASARETVGRVAGGAVAGQFLKRAFPSLKVVAYVSEVHGLSASEPALPPDPASLESNPLRWPDPATLSQAIAQVEDARKAGDSVGGVITCRVQGLPAGLGEPVFDKLDADLAKAMLSIPAAKGFEVGSGFAGSRLRGSEHNDPFYFEGGRVRTRTNRSGGIQGGISNGEEIYFRVALKPVATIALPQETVTEKGEPAILRARGRHDPCVLPRAVPIVEAMTRLVLADHALRQKAMEWEFGA from the coding sequence ATGCCCAACACATTCGGCCACCTCTTTCGGATCACCACCTGGGGCGAATCGCACGGCGGCGGGGTCGGTGTCGTCGTCGATGGCTGCCCGCCGCGCATTCCCCTGGCGCCGGAGGAGATCCAGCGGGAGCTCGACCGGCGCCGGCCCGGGCAGAGCCGGCTCACGACGCAACGAAAGGAAAGCGATCGGGTCGAGATCCTTTCCGGGCTCTTGAACGGCGTCACCTTGGGCACGCCGATCCTACTCTGGGTGCACAACGAAGATGCCCGTTCCGAAGCCTATGAGGAGATGCGGGCGCTCTTCCGGCCGAGCCATGCGGATTACACCTACCAGGCGAAATACGGGATCCGGGCCTGGATGGGAGGCGGACGGGCTTCGGCTCGCGAAACCGTCGGTCGGGTCGCGGGAGGGGCCGTGGCCGGGCAGTTCCTCAAGCGGGCCTTTCCCTCCCTTAAGGTCGTAGCCTACGTCTCGGAGGTTCACGGCCTTTCGGCTTCCGAGCCGGCCCTCCCTCCCGACCCAGCGTCCCTGGAATCCAATCCGCTGCGATGGCCGGATCCGGCCACCCTCTCGCAAGCGATCGCACAGGTCGAGGACGCCCGCAAGGCCGGTGACTCGGTGGGTGGAGTGATCACCTGCCGCGTACAAGGCTTGCCGGCGGGACTGGGAGAGCCTGTCTTCGACAAGCTGGATGCCGACCTGGCCAAGGCGATGCTCTCGATCCCGGCGGCAAAAGGTTTCGAGGTCGGTTCCGGCTTTGCCGGCAGCCGGCTGCGCGGCTCCGAGCATAACGATCCCTTTTATTTCGAAGGCGGCCGAGTCCGCACACGGACCAACCGGAGCGGCGGCATTCAAGGGGGCATAAGCAACGGCGAGGAGATCTACTTCCGCGTCGCGCTCAAACCGGTGGCCACGATTGCCCTGCCGCAGGAAACGGTGACCGAGAAAGGTGAGCCTGCGATCCTCCGCGCCCGGGGACGCCACGATCCCTGCGTTCTGCCGCGGGCCGTCCCCATCGTGGAGGCCATGACCCGCCTCGTCCTGGCCGATCACGCCCTTCGCCAGAAAGCCATGGAATGGGAATTCGGCGCATGA
- a CDS encoding shikimate kinase has translation MTKGLAEKAGGMEEAASPQRGKGSSPADSGRRHLVLVGMMGCGKSVLGRWLGHRSGLPFYDLDRIVSRREHCSISALFEKKGEAYFRRRETEALRRTLAEPPGVLATGGGTFISEENRRLLLEGGLVFYLEAPVDLLATRLREGRGRPLLAAAADRRQTLRKLLEEREPFYRMAHLVVPVADRSREELGEWIWQAYCGRIGKTG, from the coding sequence ATGACAAAGGGGCTTGCCGAGAAAGCCGGAGGAATGGAGGAAGCGGCTTCGCCTCAACGCGGGAAGGGGTCGAGCCCGGCGGATTCCGGGCGCAGGCACCTCGTGCTGGTGGGCATGATGGGCTGCGGAAAAAGTGTTCTCGGCCGGTGGCTCGGGCACCGGTCCGGCCTGCCGTTTTACGACTTGGACCGGATCGTATCCCGCCGGGAACATTGCTCGATCTCCGCGCTCTTCGAGAAGAAAGGGGAAGCGTATTTCCGCCGGCGGGAGACGGAAGCATTGCGGAGGACGCTGGCCGAGCCGCCGGGCGTTCTTGCCACAGGGGGAGGCACGTTTATTTCCGAGGAAAATCGCCGCCTGCTCTTGGAAGGGGGCCTGGTTTTCTACCTCGAGGCCCCCGTCGATCTGCTGGCGACGCGGCTTCGGGAGGGCCGGGGGAGGCCGCTGTTGGCCGCCGCCGCAGATCGCCGGCAGACGCTCCGGAAACTTCTGGAAGAGCGCGAGCCGTTCTATCGGATGGCTCATCTGGTCGTTCCGGTGGCCGATCGGAGTCGGGAGGAGCTGGGCGAATGGATCTGGCAGGCTTATTGCGGGCGCATAGGGAAGACGGGATGA
- a CDS encoding pyrroline-5-carboxylate reductase, whose amino-acid sequence MKTRIGFLGGGRIARALAGGLIQGGKDSWVLAASTRTRESGEAFRKAVPEARLYPEERNRELVEQSDIVFLCVKPPEAPGVLRQVGAVTGGKWIVSVAAGLSLAKIASLVASSARIVRAMPNLPVRIGSGVIPYCLGPGWEDRNREEIRNLLGRFGEAIEIEEPLFPLATVLAGCGPAYYCAFLACMLRFAEESGLPAQEACGMLLATASGAIELLKQTDLDPAEVVAESRTPGGITHAALSVLEQEGWHEALRRALAAAWHRAKSLET is encoded by the coding sequence ATGAAGACCAGAATCGGCTTCCTGGGAGGCGGACGGATCGCACGCGCTCTGGCGGGGGGCCTGATCCAAGGGGGGAAGGACTCGTGGGTGTTGGCGGCCTCTACCCGGACGCGGGAGAGCGGGGAGGCTTTTCGGAAAGCGGTCCCGGAAGCGCGACTCTATCCGGAGGAGAGGAATCGCGAGCTGGTGGAGCAGAGCGATATCGTCTTTCTCTGCGTCAAGCCGCCGGAGGCGCCCGGCGTGCTGCGGCAGGTCGGGGCGGTGACCGGCGGCAAGTGGATCGTCTCCGTGGCCGCCGGGCTGAGTTTGGCGAAGATCGCGTCGCTGGTGGCATCCTCGGCCCGGATCGTCCGTGCGATGCCGAATCTGCCTGTGCGCATCGGCTCGGGGGTGATCCCCTACTGCCTCGGACCCGGCTGGGAGGACCGCAATCGGGAAGAGATCCGGAATCTGCTGGGACGGTTCGGCGAGGCTATCGAGATCGAGGAACCTCTCTTCCCCCTGGCCACCGTCCTCGCCGGATGCGGCCCCGCCTATTATTGCGCCTTTTTGGCCTGCATGCTTCGCTTCGCCGAGGAGTCGGGGTTGCCCGCGCAGGAAGCCTGCGGTATGCTCCTGGCAACGGCTTCCGGTGCGATCGAGCTTCTGAAGCAGACTGATCTCGATCCGGCGGAGGTTGTCGCGGAGAGCCGGACGCCCGGCGGCATCACCCACGCAGCTCTATCCGTCCTGGAGCAGGAAGGGTGGCACGAAGCTTTGCGGCGGGCCCTCGCGGCAGCCTGGCATCGGGCGAAAAGCTTGGAGACCTAA
- a CDS encoding O-methyltransferase: MALQNYIRLDDALCAYVREHRSGWTDPLWRALQAETLRLGAVAEMMIPEEEGAFLTFLVATLRVRQAIEIGTFTGASGLAIARGLAEGGTLLSLDRSEEWTAIARSFWERAGVRGRIELRLGPALESLHAIPGEAIFDFAFIDADKTGYDAYYEALLPRMRPGGVLLFDNMLRGGRVLDRDGTDDPDTRAIRALNDKLRNDPRIEGLLLPVADGIYLCRKR, from the coding sequence ATGGCACTGCAAAATTACATCCGGCTCGATGATGCTCTCTGCGCCTATGTGCGGGAACATCGGAGCGGATGGACGGACCCACTCTGGAGGGCTCTCCAGGCGGAGACATTGCGGCTGGGAGCCGTCGCGGAGATGATGATTCCCGAAGAGGAGGGGGCTTTCCTGACCTTCCTGGTCGCGACGCTCCGGGTGCGGCAAGCGATCGAGATCGGCACGTTCACCGGTGCGAGCGGCTTGGCGATCGCCCGCGGCTTGGCCGAAGGGGGAACGCTCCTCTCTCTCGACCGGAGCGAGGAGTGGACGGCGATCGCGAGAAGCTTCTGGGAAAGGGCGGGGGTCCGCGGCCGCATCGAGCTGCGGTTGGGACCCGCGTTGGAGAGCCTGCACGCGATCCCAGGAGAGGCGATTTTCGATTTCGCCTTCATCGATGCGGATAAGACCGGCTACGACGCCTATTACGAGGCTCTGCTTCCCCGGATGCGGCCGGGAGGAGTGCTCCTGTTCGACAACATGCTCCGCGGCGGCAGGGTTCTGGATCGCGACGGGACGGACGATCCGGATACACGGGCGATCCGCGCGCTGAACGACAAGCTGCGGAACGACCCGCGCATCGAAGGGCTGCTTCTGCCGGTGGCCGACGGAATCTACCTCTGCCGGAAGCGGTGA